One part of the Bdellovibrio sp. KM01 genome encodes these proteins:
- the hemW gene encoding radical SAM family heme chaperone HemW, with amino-acid sequence MAFGVYVHIPYCIQRCTYCDFATYEQSKILPPDQYVQLLFEEIRQKHRYYQPQKLDTLYFGGGTPSLIPAHLIVAVIKELGRYGYTTGPETEITIEINPATVDKDKLKMYIDHGVNRFSVGAQTFDDRLLKMVHREHSAKQTLETLDLLRAHNLNFSFDILFALPSQTLEGLKNDVRIAVEQGAKHISPYCLTVPDGHPLSKGRALEDEQVDMFDFIASELTGRGFQQYEISNFAIPGYESRHNMLYWIDQPYWSLGLSSHSYSKESPWGTRYWNLNSIGEYKKQILEHEGKEFTSPSLHLPESQVEALEMHQALTDFCHTSMRLMRGLNERELQEKFPVAVYHQVSSIMSKLMGNGWVQADEGHWSLTREGLVISNKVFQELTFLKEDV; translated from the coding sequence ATGGCTTTTGGCGTTTACGTTCACATTCCCTACTGTATTCAGCGCTGCACTTATTGTGACTTCGCGACTTATGAGCAAAGTAAGATTTTGCCTCCGGATCAGTACGTCCAATTGCTGTTTGAGGAGATTCGCCAAAAGCATCGCTATTATCAACCTCAAAAGCTAGACACACTTTACTTCGGTGGTGGAACACCCAGTTTGATCCCAGCTCATCTTATTGTAGCCGTCATAAAAGAGTTGGGTAGATATGGCTATACAACTGGACCCGAGACCGAAATCACGATCGAGATCAATCCGGCGACAGTCGACAAAGACAAACTGAAAATGTACATCGACCACGGAGTGAATCGTTTCAGTGTCGGTGCTCAAACTTTTGATGATCGTTTGTTGAAAATGGTTCACCGCGAGCACTCTGCGAAACAGACGCTGGAGACCCTGGACCTTTTGCGGGCCCATAATCTGAATTTTAGCTTTGATATTTTGTTTGCTTTGCCCTCTCAGACTCTTGAAGGCCTCAAAAACGACGTGCGTATCGCTGTTGAACAAGGTGCAAAACATATCAGCCCCTATTGTCTGACAGTTCCTGATGGTCATCCACTTTCCAAAGGCCGGGCTCTTGAGGATGAACAAGTCGATATGTTTGATTTTATCGCGAGCGAATTAACAGGTCGCGGTTTTCAACAATACGAAATTTCTAACTTCGCTATCCCAGGTTATGAATCCCGTCACAACATGTTGTACTGGATTGATCAGCCTTATTGGAGTTTGGGACTAAGTTCTCATTCGTATTCCAAAGAATCCCCGTGGGGGACCCGTTATTGGAATTTGAATTCCATTGGTGAATACAAGAAGCAGATTCTGGAGCACGAAGGCAAAGAGTTTACTTCGCCGTCTTTGCATTTGCCTGAATCCCAAGTCGAGGCCCTGGAAATGCACCAAGCCCTCACGGACTTTTGTCATACTTCGATGCGTTTAATGCGTGGCCTCAATGAGCGCGAGCTTCAGGAGAAATTCCCTGTCGCAGTTTATCATCAGGTTTCAAGTATAATGAGCAAACTGATGGGCAATGGCTGGGTTCAAGCGGACGAAGGGCACTGGTCCTTAACACGAGAAGGCCTTGTTATTAGTAACAAAGTTTTCCAGGAGCTAACCTTCTTAAAAGAAGATGTCTAG
- the grpE gene encoding nucleotide exchange factor GrpE — MSEENNSQNSNSAASSENFDVSSEIQKLQEQAEKYKNDFLYLRAEFENYKRNAIKERSELMKYGGERFIRDLLDIVDNFDRALQVNVTSENINTFKQGVEMTASELRNLLVKHSVTEIPSEGVAFDPSIHEALSAEATDKVAPGHVARVFKKPYKLHDKVIRTGQVVVAKKPE; from the coding sequence ATGTCAGAAGAAAACAACTCTCAAAATTCCAATTCTGCGGCATCATCTGAAAATTTCGATGTCTCTTCTGAAATTCAAAAACTTCAAGAACAGGCAGAGAAATATAAAAACGATTTTTTATACCTGCGCGCGGAATTTGAAAACTACAAGCGTAATGCAATCAAAGAACGTTCAGAGTTGATGAAGTACGGTGGCGAGCGCTTTATCCGTGATCTTTTGGATATCGTTGATAATTTCGATCGCGCTCTTCAGGTTAATGTAACCTCTGAAAATATTAATACCTTTAAACAAGGTGTGGAAATGACGGCATCAGAACTTCGCAATCTATTGGTGAAGCATTCTGTGACGGAAATCCCTTCAGAAGGCGTTGCCTTTGACCCAAGCATTCACGAAGCCCTGAGCGCCGAAGCGACTGACAAAGTAGCTCCCGGCCATGTGGCACGCGTGTTTAAAAAACCTTACAAATTGCACGACAAGGTTATTCGCACAGGCCAAGTGGTTGTTGCGAAGAAACCAGAATAA
- a CDS encoding DnaJ C-terminal domain-containing protein produces MSKKDYYSLLNVSRTATADEIKKSFRKLAMQYHPDKNPGDKKAEEKFKELSEAYEVLSDTKKREMYDQFGHAGPGFGGGGGAGGPFGGAGGFGGFGNSGGFGGAGGGAGGDPFQDIFGDVFGDIFGGARGGPGAGARTRRPQKGTDLRYTLNVTFEEAAVGTEKVISFMRQRGNKEESAKLSVNVPAGVKEGQRLKLSGEGDAAGGSAGDLYVIIAVQEHPLFKRAENDVTLDLPITYTDAILGTNIEVPTLTGKAMIRIPPGTHSGQNFRLKGKGFPKIGGFGTGDMMVRILVDTPHNLSSRQKELIEELAKSGEATPMVKAFHEKVSHLMRNRK; encoded by the coding sequence TTGTCTAAGAAGGACTACTACTCCCTTTTAAATGTTTCGCGTACAGCGACTGCGGATGAGATCAAAAAATCATTCCGCAAGCTTGCGATGCAGTATCATCCGGATAAAAATCCTGGCGATAAAAAGGCTGAGGAGAAATTCAAGGAACTCAGCGAAGCATACGAAGTTTTAAGCGATACAAAAAAACGCGAAATGTATGATCAATTTGGCCACGCCGGCCCAGGTTTTGGGGGCGGCGGCGGAGCCGGTGGACCTTTCGGTGGCGCCGGTGGATTCGGTGGTTTTGGCAACAGTGGCGGCTTTGGCGGCGCTGGTGGTGGAGCCGGTGGCGATCCCTTCCAGGATATCTTTGGCGATGTCTTTGGTGATATTTTCGGTGGTGCCCGTGGTGGCCCTGGAGCGGGTGCGCGCACGCGTCGCCCACAAAAAGGTACAGATCTACGCTATACTTTGAATGTTACATTCGAAGAAGCTGCCGTCGGTACTGAAAAAGTAATTAGTTTCATGCGCCAGCGTGGCAACAAAGAAGAATCCGCAAAATTATCTGTTAACGTCCCTGCCGGTGTTAAAGAAGGCCAACGCCTGAAACTTTCGGGCGAGGGCGATGCTGCTGGTGGAAGCGCTGGTGACTTATATGTGATAATCGCCGTTCAAGAGCACCCTTTGTTTAAGCGTGCTGAAAACGATGTGACTCTGGATTTGCCAATCACTTATACCGACGCAATTTTGGGAACTAATATTGAAGTTCCAACTTTGACGGGCAAAGCGATGATTCGCATTCCACCGGGAACTCACTCGGGTCAGAATTTCCGTCTTAAAGGAAAAGGCTTCCCAAAAATTGGCGGTTTTGGCACAGGGGATATGATGGTGCGAATTTTAGTCGACACTCCTCACAATCTTTCCAGCCGACAAAAAGAATTAATTGAAGAATTGGCTAAGTCCGGGGAAGCAACACCCATGGTGAAGGCTTTCCACGAAAAAGTATCTCATTTGATGAGGAATAGAAAATGA
- a CDS encoding pitrilysin family protein — MSKKFQLKNGLKVLLLESHKSPVVSVQMWVKTGSADEKKGEEGISHFIEHLVFKGTRKYKVGEIASTVEGSGGELNAYTSFDQTVFYVTISKQFTDVAMDVISEMMGYPTFDPQEIDNEREVVIEEIKRGQDSPGRRSSQLLFSNIFRKHPYGIPVIGYDKVVNKVSAKKIREYYQSRYVPSNMFLVIAGDFDSKEMKTKVEKMFGGFEPFKLRKTSHTKEPAQKSIRIKIEQAKFETTTGYLSWRIPNVKHKDIAALEVLAAILGQGDSSRLMQTLRIREPLTNSVGTFSYSMPDDGLFAVSFNLEQENLDKALSAMIPELTRIIHEPPSPMEMQKAITNFASHEVYSMETVDNIARKAGGDEFYYGDHDHYRKYMKQVYSLKPEDIQKAAKKYFKADAFSLSLMTNMDKKIAEKSLKNFAKNLKKSLAETKPSKAKPAKFVPKKFSINTEAVKHTPETQRITLKSGATLLIREQKDTPYVSMKGAFLGGARIEDGTTNGLTELFSRNWLSGSKKFTEDEINHRVDELAAGIGAFGGRNSVGMSMDYLSPFEDKMLEIYTDSLLNPQFPEAILEREKVVQKNQVKSRNDNPSQICVMNFMKEVFKNHPYSRDLLGDDKSISSISQASLRKYYNDVAHAKNLTLCVVGDVDAKKWVKTFEEVTAALPAGKKIENHFPITKVTQNRHVFHELKKEQSHIIVGYQGLTLKSPERYTLEIIQSILSGQGGRLFLELRDKNSLAYSVSPMHMEGIEGGYFGGYIGCSPEKAQKSIQMLKAEFNKLADVKVGEEELTRAQRYLIGRHDIELQRKGTICNAILFDDIYGLDYRESLDVADKYFAITPEDIQKLAQKIFSQPEIISLVGPNDI; from the coding sequence ATGTCTAAAAAATTTCAACTAAAAAACGGTCTAAAAGTCCTTTTATTAGAGAGTCATAAGTCCCCCGTGGTGTCAGTTCAAATGTGGGTGAAAACAGGCTCTGCTGACGAGAAAAAGGGCGAAGAGGGTATTTCTCACTTTATCGAGCACTTGGTTTTTAAAGGCACTCGTAAATACAAAGTGGGTGAAATTGCCTCTACGGTCGAGGGATCTGGCGGGGAGCTAAACGCCTATACTTCCTTTGACCAAACAGTCTTTTACGTGACGATTTCAAAACAATTCACGGATGTCGCGATGGATGTCATCAGCGAGATGATGGGTTATCCGACATTTGATCCCCAAGAAATTGATAACGAGCGTGAAGTGGTGATCGAAGAAATCAAACGTGGTCAGGACAGTCCAGGCCGCAGATCAAGTCAGCTGTTGTTTTCAAATATTTTCCGCAAACATCCTTATGGAATTCCGGTAATTGGTTACGATAAGGTCGTTAATAAAGTCAGCGCTAAAAAAATTCGTGAATACTATCAAAGTCGTTATGTCCCTTCGAACATGTTCCTGGTTATCGCTGGGGATTTCGATTCCAAGGAGATGAAGACAAAGGTTGAAAAAATGTTCGGCGGCTTTGAGCCATTCAAATTGCGCAAAACATCTCACACAAAGGAACCGGCGCAAAAAAGCATCCGTATTAAAATTGAACAAGCAAAGTTCGAAACAACAACGGGCTATTTGAGCTGGAGAATTCCAAACGTTAAGCACAAGGACATTGCGGCCCTGGAAGTATTGGCAGCCATTTTGGGTCAGGGGGATTCTTCTCGCCTGATGCAAACTTTGCGCATCAGGGAGCCGTTAACAAATTCGGTGGGAACTTTCAGCTATTCAATGCCAGATGATGGATTGTTTGCGGTTTCTTTTAATCTTGAGCAGGAAAATCTGGATAAGGCTTTGTCAGCAATGATTCCAGAGCTGACTCGCATTATTCACGAACCACCTTCGCCAATGGAAATGCAAAAGGCGATCACTAATTTTGCAAGCCACGAAGTTTACTCCATGGAGACTGTGGATAACATTGCGAGAAAAGCCGGAGGCGATGAGTTTTACTATGGTGACCACGATCACTATCGTAAATATATGAAACAAGTTTATTCGCTTAAGCCTGAAGACATCCAAAAAGCTGCTAAGAAGTATTTTAAAGCGGATGCTTTCAGTTTGTCGCTTATGACAAACATGGACAAAAAGATCGCAGAGAAGTCTTTGAAAAATTTCGCTAAGAATTTAAAGAAGTCGTTGGCAGAAACAAAACCTTCTAAAGCCAAACCGGCAAAGTTCGTTCCTAAAAAATTCTCAATCAATACTGAAGCGGTGAAGCACACTCCAGAAACTCAAAGAATTACTTTGAAATCGGGCGCAACGCTTTTGATTCGCGAGCAAAAAGACACTCCTTACGTATCCATGAAGGGGGCTTTCTTGGGTGGTGCCCGCATCGAAGACGGCACTACCAACGGTTTGACGGAGCTATTTTCTAGAAACTGGCTTTCAGGATCTAAGAAATTTACTGAGGACGAAATCAATCACCGCGTGGATGAACTTGCGGCAGGGATTGGTGCATTTGGTGGCAGAAATTCCGTCGGTATGTCGATGGACTATCTTTCCCCATTCGAAGACAAGATGCTTGAGATCTATACGGACTCATTGTTAAACCCACAATTCCCCGAAGCGATTTTGGAACGTGAAAAAGTGGTTCAAAAGAATCAGGTGAAATCTCGCAATGACAATCCATCACAAATCTGCGTGATGAATTTCATGAAAGAAGTTTTTAAAAATCATCCGTATTCACGTGATTTGTTAGGGGACGATAAATCGATCTCTTCCATCAGCCAGGCTTCGCTTCGTAAATACTATAACGACGTTGCTCATGCCAAAAATCTTACTTTATGCGTGGTGGGTGATGTCGATGCTAAAAAATGGGTGAAAACTTTTGAAGAAGTGACGGCGGCTTTACCGGCTGGGAAGAAAATTGAAAATCATTTCCCCATCACCAAAGTGACTCAGAACCGCCACGTATTTCATGAGTTAAAAAAAGAGCAAAGCCACATCATCGTGGGATATCAGGGCCTTACTTTGAAAAGTCCTGAAAGATACACCCTTGAAATTATTCAGTCGATCCTAAGTGGCCAAGGTGGTCGCTTGTTCCTGGAGCTTCGTGATAAGAATTCTTTGGCCTATTCAGTTTCACCAATGCACATGGAAGGAATTGAAGGCGGATACTTTGGCGGATACATTGGCTGTTCTCCGGAGAAGGCCCAGAAATCTATTCAGATGTTAAAAGCGGAATTCAACAAGCTTGCTGATGTTAAAGTTGGCGAGGAAGAACTGACTCGGGCACAACGCTATTTGATTGGTCGTCATGACATTGAATTGCAACGTAAAGGCACGATCTGCAATGCGATTCTATTTGATGACATTTATGGTTTGGACTATCGTGAAAGCCTGGATGTCGCAGATAAGTATTTCGCAATTACACCTGAAGATATTCAGAAATTGGCTCAGAAGATCTTTTCGCAACCAGAGATTATTTCTCTGGTTGGACCGAATGATATTTAG